In Spirosoma pollinicola, the genomic window GGCTGGCTAACGTTCTGTTGCAATTCTTCGGCGGCCACTACGGCAATATCGACCGGAGCAACCATCAATAAGCGATCGTCGCCACCGTAGTTTGCGCCTATAAAGCCCAGACCGCGTATCATGTCGACAAAAGCGTATAGGTTATAGTAAAAGTAAGTAGGCCGCAGGTGCGTAATCACTACGTCGGGCAACGCGTTCAGCAGATTCTCTACATCATGTGCACCGAGAATGACGCCGGTGCCTTCGGCCAGATCGGCCCCGTAACTGCTCAGGTTGACTACCCGCTTCAAACCCGACTGTCCAATGGCCTGAACATAATTGCTGCCGATCCTGCCGTAGTAAGCACGCATATCGGCTGTGGCATAGTTGGGTGGCACCATTGCGAACAGAGCATCGGCACTCACAAATGTTTTCGTCAGGAAATCAACATCTTCCAGCGAACCAATGGCGGCTGTGGCTCCCAAATCTTCAATGGCTGATTGTTTATCCGGATTACTGCTGATGACCGTGACTGTATGTCCTTTTTCGACCAATTCCTGTGTCAGTGGTTTACCGATATGACCCAGAGAACCCGTTATAATAATGTTCATTGCTGCGTTTTTTTGTTATAACAAAGGTCCGCAGCTACGCATAATCGACTGTAGGCAAAT contains:
- a CDS encoding NAD(P)H-binding protein; the protein is MNIIITGSLGHIGKPLTQELVEKGHTVTVISSNPDKQSAIEDLGATAAIGSLEDVDFLTKTFVSADALFAMVPPNYATADMRAYYGRIGSNYVQAIGQSGLKRVVNLSSYGADLAEGTGVILGAHDVENLLNALPDVVITHLRPTYFYYNLYAFVDMIRGLGFIGANYGGDDRLLMVAPVDIAVVAAEELQQNVSQPVRYITSDERTASEVAQVLGNAIGMPALNWVVFTDEQARSGMEQSGMPAHIAADMADLGASIHSGAMRQDYDLHPPTTVGNVKLEDFAREFGAVYNA